The proteins below come from a single Ruficoccus amylovorans genomic window:
- a CDS encoding Fur family transcriptional regulator — translation MKINTTAKRELEEALLTNGLRATRQREHVYTVLLTERDHPTADEVYARAKQGMPSISLATVYNCLETLVECDLIKKLNYEREPSRFCPNDGEHAHFLDEETGRVFDIDLPENFMREITNVLPQGFQAKKFKLSFTGYAPKKINSERAS, via the coding sequence ATGAAAATAAACACCACCGCCAAACGCGAACTGGAGGAAGCGCTGCTGACCAACGGCCTGCGCGCCACCCGCCAGCGTGAGCACGTCTACACTGTGCTCCTGACCGAGCGCGACCACCCGACCGCAGACGAGGTGTACGCCCGGGCCAAGCAAGGCATGCCGTCCATTTCGCTCGCCACCGTCTACAACTGCCTGGAAACCCTCGTCGAGTGCGACCTGATCAAAAAGCTCAACTACGAGCGCGAGCCCAGCCGCTTCTGTCCTAACGATGGCGAGCATGCGCATTTTCTGGACGAGGAGACCGGACGGGTATTCGATATCGATTTGCCTGAAAACTTCATGCGCGAGATCACGAACGTCCTCCCGCAGGGCTTTCAGGCGAAGAAATTCAAACTCAGTTTCACCGGCTACGCGCCCAAAAAAATCAACAGCGAGCGCGCCTCCTGA